The following proteins come from a genomic window of Rutidosis leptorrhynchoides isolate AG116_Rl617_1_P2 chromosome 10, CSIRO_AGI_Rlap_v1, whole genome shotgun sequence:
- the LOC139871688 gene encoding NAC domain-containing protein 2-like, whose protein sequence is MKMVIGSNNSNNLPPGFRFHPTDEELIMFYLQNQALSKPCPVSIIPEVDIYKFDPWELPEKAEFGEKEWYFFTPRDRKYPNGVRPNRAAVSGYWKATGTDKAIYSGSKYVGVKKALVFYKGRPPKGVKTDWIMHEYRLNESRSQPNKKIGSMRLDDWVLCRIYKKKSPERLLEQREEIVHVENVPRDDNKVMELQSTKIPRTFSLAHLWELESLGSISHLLDDHDSNYNNNTGATMSQSSSLLQDTRLREPCFVKFEDTYQNGNLNRTSFYNPMLEFQ, encoded by the exons ATGAAAATGGTAATTGGAAGTAACAATTCTAACAATCTCCCACCTGGATTTCGATTTCATCCAACTGATGAAGAACTAATCATGTTTTATTTACAAAACCAAGCGTTATCTAAACCTTGTCCTGTTTCAATAATCCCTGAAGTCGATATTTACAAATTCGATCCTTGGGAGTTGCCTG AAAAAGCAGAATTTGGTGAAAAAGAATGGTATTTCTTTACTCCTCGTGACCGAAAATACCCTAATGGCGTTCGGCCTAATAGAGCGGCTGTTTCAGGATATTGGAAAGCCACTGGAACAGATAAAGCAATATATAGTGGATCAAAATATGTTGGTGTAAAGAAAGCTTTAGTGTTCTATAAAGGTAGGCCTCCAAAAGGGGTTAAAACCGATTGGATCATGCATGAATATCGATTAAACGAGTCAAGATCACAACCCAATAAAAAAATTGGATCCATGAGG TTGGATGATTGGGTTCTATGTCGAATTTACAAGAAAAAAAGTCCTGAAAGACTTTTGGAACAACGAGAAGAAATTGTACACGTCGAAAATGTCCCTAGAGACGATAATAAAGTTATGGAGTTACAATCGACGAAAATACCTAGAACGTTTTCGCTTGCTCATTTATGGGAATTGGAATCTTTAGGTTCGATTTCTCACCTTCTAGATGATCATGACTCGAACTATAACAACAATACTGGAGCCACGATGTCACAATCTTCGAGTTTGCTACAGGACACAAGACTAAGGGAACCATGTTTTGTCAAGTTTGAAGACACCTATCAAAATGGCAACTTGAACCGTACAAGTTTTTACAATCCAATGCTTGAATTTCAATGA